The genomic DNA GACGATGAGAATATCGTTGTAACCGAATCAACCAAGGCTTTCACCTGGGAGAACCTCGACTACACTGTCCCTGTTCCCGGTGGCACTCGTCGGCTCCTCAAGACCGTCTTTGGCCATGTCAAGCCTGGTACTCTCACCGCTCTCATGGGTTCTTCCGGAGCCGGCAAGACCACCCTGCTCGATGTCTTGGCCGGTCGCAAGACCATCGGTGTCATCCACGGTGACGTCCTCATCGGCGGCGAGCGCACTGGTATCGCCTTCCAGCGTGGTACCGCATACTGCGAGCAGCTCGACGTCCACGAGTCCACTGCCACCGTCCGCGAGGCTCTCCGCTTCTCCGCATATCTCCGCCAGCCATACGACGTCTcgaaggaagaaaaggacgCATACGTAGAGGAGGTCATTGCTCTGCTCGAGATGGAGGACATTGCCGATGCCATGATCGGCCAGCCTGGTGTCGGACTCGGTGTCGAAGCTCGCAAGCGTGTGACGATCGGTGTGGAGCTGGCAGCCAAGCCTCAGCTACTGCTGTTCTTAGACGAGCCGACGTCGGGCCTTGACGGGCAGTCTGCGTACAACATTGTTCGGTTCCTGAAGAAGCTAGCCGCAGGGGGACAGGCGATCCTGTGCACGATCCATCAGCCTAACGCGCTTCTGTTTGAGCAATTCGACAACCTGCTTCTGCTGCAGCGTGGGGGTGAATGCGTGTACTTTGGACCTATCGGCAAGGACAGTCAACATCTGGTGAAGTACCTGGACGAGCGTGGGGCGCACTGCCCTGCGGATGCGAATCCTGCGGAGTTCATGCTGGAAGCTATTGGTGCTGGGTCTCGGGAACGGATTGGGCCGACTGACTGGGCGGAGCTATGGCGGCAGAGCGAGAACTTTGCTCGTGTGAAGGAAGAGATTGCAGAGATCAAGGAGGATGCAGCACGGCAAGTGGCAGTAGTGGATCCGAATGCGAACAAGAAGTACGCGACGCCGTTCATGTACCAGCTGAGGGTGGTATCGGAGCGCACTCTTACTGCTTTCTGGCGTCAGCCTGATTACGGCTTTACTCGCTTATTCACCCACGGCGTTATCGCGCTGATTACTAGCTTGACATTCCTGCAGCTAGGAAACTGGGCTCAGGAGCTACAATACCGCGTATTTACAATCTTCATGGCAATCATGCTCCCACTGGTCATCGTCTCTCAGGTCGAACCGATGTTCATTGCTGCACGAATGACATTCATTCGCGAATCATCGTCTCGGATGTATTCTGAGTTTGCTTTTGCTCTCGGACAAGTCATGGCTGAAATGCCCTACTCGTAAGCCTAATCAAAAGCCCATCATGTGGTTCTAACCTTATGTTTTAGATTGCTCTGCGCAGCCGTGTATTTCCTCCTCTTCTATTATCCCGCAGGCTTCCAGTACACTTCGGACCGGGCTGGCTATCAATTTCTCATGTTCTTGGGTATCGAGGTAAGTTCTATCGTATCTTACTGCCCTATGATAGTGTCGATGGTGTTTGTAGATATTTTCTGTGACACTTGCGCAGATGATAGCTTCTTTATCACCGACAATCCTCATTGCGGGGTTACTTAACCCTTTTGTCATGGTCACCGTGAGCCACACCGACATATTGCCCTACGTGCCATTGCTTAGTATTGTCATAGCTTCACACGTTTTGTGGCGTCATGGTGCCTAGGGATTCGATTCCCAAGTTCTGGCGTGCCTGGCTATACCAGATCGACCCATTCACACGTGTGGTATCAGGCATGGTGTCTACCGAGTTACATGGCCTCAAGATCACTTGCTCGGCCCTCGAGTTCGCTGTCTTCCAGCCTCCTCAGGGACAGACATGCCTTCAGTGGGCTGGCGACTTTGTTAATGTCAGCGTGGGCTACTTGGATAACCCTGATTCGACCTTTGATTGTGGGTATGCTGCCCGATTTCTTCGAAGTGGTACTTATATGCTATCGCCAGGCCGCTACTGCCCATATGAGTATGGTGATGACTTCTACAATAGGCTTGGGATCTCATTTGATACTCGTTGGCGAGACTTTGGCATTGTGATTGCGTTTACGGTGTTCAACATCATCGTTACATCGATCGCATCGAGGGTGTTCAAGTTCTCAAAACGATAAAGACCCTGTTTCTTATTTCTTCTCTTTGGCATTCATGCGCTATAGAATCTAGTCGAATCCAGCTTTCTTCTCTTCGAGAATGTAATTATTGTACGACGCTTTTAGCAATGACACCCCAATGACTATCGATAATTTAGGTGTGATGTCAGGGCAAACGATTCCTTCTGAGCGTGCTTCTATACAACTGACGTAGAAATGACCATTTTCCTCAAATTTTTATGCATAGTATGTCACATATTTAGTTTCTTAATCGCAATATTACAGGGTGCATAGTGTGATGCGCGTTTGGGAGGTGGCTAGTCGTGTGGCTATTTCTGTGTAGACCCCCTTGTTTGTCCATATCTGGTACCCCTTCAATGAGTCAGAGTGAGATCCTGCCACTGTCTTGGCCTCCTGCAGAGCGTTTCAGTGCGCCTCGGTCCAACGGCAAAGTCTATTGCTCCCTTCATCTCTATCTCTTTCCTATACCTTTGGCAGATTTGCGATGCATAGCTATATAACATGGGTAGATGGTATACACCGTTCGCATATACCAGTGGCTTTGTCCTCAACAAGGACGAGGTGTTTGACCTTGCCAAGCACGTAGCCTTCGACTTTGCTCCATCCCCCACTGCTCATGAGCTCGAAGTAGTAGTCTTTATTCACAATGCCTCGCGCAACATCAGGTTACATATGGGAAGGGAACGGGCATCTTACGCCTTACAGCCTCCAGGAGGTTTCCCTCGGTAAACTTCCACCCGGTCGCTTGAATCCTGATGAGTTCTTTATTATACTGACTATGCGCAGCTGTAACAAGTATGAAATTGATCCTGAAACACACTAGAACACTCAGACAGTCAAGTCGGCAATATTGGCGACAGCCGAACAAACAATGTGCTAGAGTCGTTGTTGACGCTCTTCTACCTTCTATCACACATTCAGCCTTCCATACTAGTTCTGGAGCTCATATTGAGGGGGTTTAATTGGATGATTCCAGTAAAGAATACAGTTGTGGCAGTGAGAGCGAGGAGATcgaggaggatgaggaaggAGAGGTATACGAAGAAGATAAGAGTGAGGACTTGGAGGATGGCGCTGAAAAATTGGGCCAGAAAATAGGGGGGCTCAAGTAAGGGATAAAggcgaaaaacaaaagactCCCATAATTGCTCCATCCGTTTCCGCTGTGCAAGGGTACAATGCCAAAAATAAGTatgtgtgtttaagtgagaactGAGCTTAAATCAAGTTCAATATGTACTGATCTTAGGTATcgattcttccatagtctgattcatgctgagggaaagcatactgacgttgtaattttcagaccatatcccACTGAAAAAAGACATCTTTTACTGacgtactgattttcaggatcttatcacaccacagcgatatatatatatatattagAGCCATAAATTTGATTATTGTGGGATATACCTAACTATGTAGCGGGTGAGTATAAAGCATGCTACTCGTACTATACATGCTTAAATATTACACATATATGTATTATGGATTTTATGGCCTAGGACCTCGAAAAGTAAACTAAGCAGCCTTAAAAAGTCCCATTGACTCCCAGTACCCTACCCATTTTCCTACGTGTCCTATGCCGAGCTCTGGTGCGGACCTTAAGGTCTTACTAAGTACTTCCGCCGTGCTAGTATCCAGTCTCACAGTTCCGCCCGACTCGGCATCGCTTGCGTCCCTGCGTGTCCGAAGCTCGAGGTCAGCCCGCACCATCCCATCTACTGTGCTCTGGATCTTAGCACTTGGGAATCGCTCGAATCGCTCATGTTCTAAGCCCCTGAAGGATTCAACAGCCTGAGTAACACGCTTATTCCACTCATCGAATGGTACTATAGGAAGATGAGAGCCGGTGCGAGATGCAAGAACCACGGATAGCGTCGCAAGAATATCCATCCAAGGTACAGGATGAGGGTGAGCTGCGTGCACCACTGGTGGTATTTCTGCACTATGGGCAATGCATATATCAATGATTGAATGAGCGGCCACGTCGAGCGGGAGCCACGATACAGTCTGAGCAACATAATTAAGTATATGGTCAAATTGTATGCATACAGTCATATAACTTACCCCAATGGCACCAGGCAAACATCCTATGGAAACCGATGACCCGACCAGTGATGGGACCCAGTCTGTAGTAGACCATGAGCCACTGATAGCGTCTCCAGTTAATTGGCCAAGCCGAATAATGCATGTCCTTAGCCCGACACGACTTGCCGACTCCAGGAGCTACTCGTAGCGTTAATAATTTCTCCAGTGATTATTGGAGATCATCTCACCTTTTCGGCGACCAGCTTACTCTGCCCATATCCAATACTGGTCGCCCCGTCTTCGAGCGTAACAGGGGCTTCGCTCAGACAACTTCCAGGACGAGCGAACCCAGCTACAGCAATCGATGAGGCGAATACGAATAGTGGAGATCCGGTCGGAGCAGTGGACTGGAATGCGAGATCGAGAAGGTTGTGCACACCGCGAATACTGGGCTCAAAGGACTGCAAACTGAGGTTAAAATTGACCTGCCAGGCATTGTGGATCATGACGGTTGCTTCGCTCCGAATCTACAAACTAGTATGAGTATAATCCAGTCAGTATATTGGAATTTCACAATCACTTGCCTCATCGTACATCTCCTTGCTCAGCGCTAGTCTGGAGTCCTCGAGATCAACATCTACAAACACCAGCTTCCCGCTCTTCAGCAAGTTTACGTCAAGTAATTTATCTTGAAATGATGTGGTCTGTCTTTCTTTATTCCCTTTACTCGATTTGCGATTCATTGCCCACACCTTCTCGACTCTGTCGCTCTTAAGTAGTTGAGCAAGCAGATGAGAGCCGAGTCCACCTGTGGTACCAGTTACAACCACTCGTTCCTTCGTCGATTGACGGTAATGAGCAAGTGGCTGAGATCGGCCATTGTCGTACTTTTGAATCATTGCACGAATGTCTTGAAGGGCTTCTGTGGTTGAGTCGGCCTTATCGTCGTTTTTACTGGAGAGTTGAGCGAGCACCCGGGCAAGTTGTTTGACCGTGGGTTTGGCGAAAATAGTTCGCTGGTTGATCTTTGAAGCAGTACTCAGCGTGCCTTTGAGTGAACGAAGAAGCATTGTAGCTGTTAAACTATTAGATCCATCCAAACTCAGCGCCTATGGCATCAACCCATCTGTGCATACGGAAATGCTCACCTATCCATCCCTTGTTGGAACAAGTCCTCACTCACATCGATTTTCCGACCTAGAAGGTTTTGAACGCATGTCTTAAGCCATTCTTCCATATCCTCCGGGCCGGAGTATGACCCTGAAGGGCTAGAATTATTGGTCACCATCGGCTCTGTCTCAAGTTCCAGATACATTTCCTGAATATCACGCGCGTAGAGCTTGAGAGCGGCCGAACGCGAGACGCCCCCCTTGGGTGTGCGAGGGAAAGGGCGAGCTGGGTCTGAAAATAAAACTGCCTCCCTGGCAATACGCGAATGGGAGGGAGATGCTTGATTAGCTCGCTCAACAAACGGCCTGGATGAGAAATcagtatatatgcgctcaaTTCAAAATCTGCTTACCATATCTCTTCCAGCGCCTTAATCCCACCTTGGTTTGTTCGACACAAGTCTCTGGAAGACTCTTCAAACTCTATTAATAC from Rhizoctonia solani chromosome 16, complete sequence includes the following:
- a CDS encoding ABC transporter, giving the protein MGRWYTPFAYTSGFVLNKDEVFDLAKHVAFDFAPSPTAHELEVVVFIHNASRNIRLHMGRERASYALQPPGGFPRESEEIEEDEEGEVYEEDKSEDLEDGAEKLGQKIGGLK
- a CDS encoding AMP binding enzyme, which encodes MVATSTDFVFPPTDGSVPPALAIDFHLKYNPNHLWSALYNINDSSETNITYEQLAHAVHRAAHILNPGGKLPQGTQIGLLISTHTIQYVVLILGAMRAGLVPFPISPRTHVPGIAHLLASTQTSLLVTGGSESIADITLQLARDLSEMEFHVQFLEMPPLDSILPQLCKSRIQSEHRPSPPLKPITAETTICMLHSSGSTGMPRPVKLHLEGVFKNFINQPFGWLYAGGIRFGTMALPTFHAMGMFLQVMMPLYAGYTQVMFAPSRIPVVPTPDLTIKAGIGARCEYMMCVPAFLEAWSVDENAVSQLRRMKGIMFGGGVRIHCCYGATEVGHVHKIWDLEGPSDWGYIKFSPHVDARFIPQNDADNTFEVVFVVTDDHKPFVLNYELDGKLAYKTKDLVVGHPSKPDLWKIFGRLDDQIVLLNGEKTNPGSMEAEIVKCPTVKSAIMFGRERNQTGVLIEFEESSRDLCRTNQGGIKALEEIWPFVERANQASPSHSRIAREAVLFSDPARPFPRTPKGGVSRSAALKLYARDIQEMYLELETEPMVTNNSSPSGSYSGPEDMEEWLKTCVQNLLGRKIDVSEDLFQQGMDSLTATMLLRSLKGTLSTASKINQRTIFAKPTVKQLARVLAQLSSKNDDKADSTTEALQDIRAMIQKYDNGRSQPLAHYRQSTKERVVVTGTTGGLGSHLLAQLLKSDRVEKVWAMNRKSSKGNKERQTTSFQDKLLDVNLLKSGKLVFVDVDLEDSRLALSKEIEATVMIHNAWQVNFNLSLQSFEPSIRGVHNLLDLAFQSTAPTGSPLFVFASSIAVAGFARPGSCLSEAPVTLEDGATSIGYGQSKLVAEKLLESASRVGLRTCIIRLGQLTGDAISGSWSTTDWVPSLVGSSVSIGCLPGAIGTVSWLPLDVAAHSIIDICIAHSAEIPPVVHAAHPHPVPWMDILATLSVVLASRTGSHLPIVPFDEWNKRVTQAVESFRGLEHERFERFPSAKIQSTVDGMVRADLELRTRRDASDAESGGTSSA